Below is a genomic region from Mycolicibacter hiberniae.
CGGGTCGCCGTGGGGGCCTCCGCGATCGCAAGCGCGGCGAAGCCGGGCGCAGCGGGTCGCCGTGGGGGCCTCCGCGATCGCAAGCGCGGCGAAGCCGGGCGCAGCGGGTCGCCGTGGGGGCCTCCGCGATCGCAAGCGCGGCGAAGCCGGGCGCAGCGGGTCGCCGTTTAGGCCCAGCGCGTCTGCTACGGGTCCAGCAGATCCGGACGGCGTTCGCGGGTCCGTGCCACGGCGGCCTCGTGGCGCCACGCATTGATCCGGGCGTGGTCACCGGAGAGCAGGACCTCGGGTACTTCCAGGCCGCGCCAGCTCGGCGGGCGGGTGTAGCTCGGCCCCTCCAACAGCCCGGCGCGATCCGGGGAATGCGAATCGTCGCGTTGTGAAGCCGGATTGCCCAGCACCCCGGGCATCAGCCGCAGCACCGCCTCCAGCATCACCAGGACCGCGGGCTCGCCGCCGGCCAGCACGTAATCGCCGATCGACACCTCTTCAACCCGCATCCGCCGGGCCGCATCATCGGCAACCCGCTGATCGATGCCCTCATAGCGGCCGCAGGCGAACACCAGATGCTGCTCCAGGCTCCAGCGCTGCGCGGTGGCCTGGTCGAACAGTCGTCCCGCCGGGGTCGGAACGATGAGCAGCGTCTGCTCCGAACAGATTTCGTCCAGCGCTTCACCCCAGACCGGCGCCTTCATCACCATTCCGGGGCCGCCACCGTAGGGGGCGTCGTCGACTGAGCGGTGGACGTCGTGAGTCCAGCGCCGCAGATCGTGCACCCCCAGCTCCACCAGGCCGGTCTCGATGGCCTTGCCGGGCAACGACTGCCGGATCGG
It encodes:
- the trmD gene encoding tRNA (guanosine(37)-N1)-methyltransferase TrmD codes for the protein MKVDVLTIFPSYLDPIRQSLPGKAIETGLVELGVHDLRRWTHDVHRSVDDAPYGGGPGMVMKAPVWGEALDEICSEQTLLIVPTPAGRLFDQATAQRWSLEQHLVFACGRYEGIDQRVADDAARRMRVEEVSIGDYVLAGGEPAVLVMLEAVLRLMPGVLGNPASQRDDSHSPDRAGLLEGPSYTRPPSWRGLEVPEVLLSGDHARINAWRHEAAVARTRERRPDLLDP